From a single Sinomonas atrocyanea genomic region:
- a CDS encoding DivIVA domain-containing protein: MSTTTNGTRISPSDVRTATFHQVEYGYDPQAVRRFLQAVSDQLDADRVQLEARETAGKEEMVRIISQAQVLAEKFVAEAEQYSKDLVASARTQYSEILRRAEQAAGNQAPAAAPAAPAGGPEYHTPIDEIEYVRTYTKVAQVQLRAVIDALAAQVDRLGDVPGAQRALGSSQDQNPR, translated from the coding sequence ATGAGCACCACCACGAACGGAACCCGGATCAGCCCGTCCGACGTCCGCACCGCCACCTTCCACCAGGTGGAGTACGGCTACGACCCCCAGGCGGTGCGCCGCTTCCTCCAGGCCGTCTCGGACCAGCTGGACGCCGACCGCGTCCAGCTCGAGGCCCGGGAGACGGCCGGCAAGGAGGAGATGGTCAGGATCATCAGCCAGGCCCAGGTCCTGGCCGAGAAGTTCGTCGCGGAAGCCGAACAGTACTCCAAGGACCTCGTGGCCAGCGCCCGCACGCAGTACAGCGAGATCCTCCGGCGCGCCGAGCAGGCCGCCGGGAACCAGGCACCGGCCGCCGCGCCCGCCGCGCCTGCCGGGGGTCCCGAGTACCACACCCCGATCGACGAGATCGAGTACGTCCGCACCTACACCAAGGTCGCCCAGGTCCAGCTCCGCGCGGTCATCGATGCCCTCGCAGCCCAGGTCGACCGGCTCGGTGACGTCCCGGGCGCGCAGCGGGCGCTCGGCAGCTCCCAGGACCAGAATCCCCGCTGA
- a CDS encoding globin domain-containing protein, giving the protein MLSETSAPIIKATLPAVGENIQTIAQRFYDHLFQAHPELFNGVFNRGNQADGQQQQALAGSVAAYASMLLERPGEVPEALLSRISHKHAALAVTPKQYEVVHEHLFWAIADVLGEAVTPEVAAAWDEVYWLMANTLINLERGLYADFGGQPENIWRTWRVVEKRPETDDVVSIVVERTDERDVYPSRPGQYVTVQMPTEDQLHQPRQYSLTRADDGHHRTFAVKRVHDAGRPAGEVSTLIHDSLEVGDEIILSAPFGDVVLAEGDGPVVFASAGIGVTPFAGMLSHLAAQGSQREVLFLHAGTSPESFPLRDQVSRDLGSLPNASLEAWYEQPGRELAAGEHEGFMDLSAVGLPADATYYLCGPLPFMKAVRSQLIGRGTPAKKIQYEVFGPDLWQADTE; this is encoded by the coding sequence ATGCTCTCTGAAACGTCCGCGCCCATCATCAAGGCGACCCTCCCCGCCGTCGGGGAGAACATCCAGACGATCGCCCAGCGCTTCTACGACCACCTCTTCCAGGCCCACCCGGAGCTGTTCAACGGCGTGTTCAACCGCGGGAACCAGGCGGACGGCCAGCAGCAGCAGGCCCTCGCCGGTTCCGTTGCCGCCTATGCCTCCATGCTGCTGGAGCGCCCGGGCGAGGTGCCCGAGGCCCTGCTCTCCCGCATCAGCCACAAGCACGCCGCCCTCGCCGTGACCCCCAAGCAGTACGAGGTGGTCCACGAGCACCTCTTCTGGGCCATCGCGGATGTGCTCGGCGAGGCCGTCACGCCCGAGGTGGCCGCCGCCTGGGACGAGGTGTACTGGCTGATGGCCAACACCCTGATCAACCTCGAGCGGGGGCTGTACGCGGACTTCGGCGGCCAGCCCGAGAACATCTGGCGCACGTGGCGTGTGGTGGAGAAGCGGCCCGAGACGGACGACGTCGTCTCGATCGTGGTCGAGCGGACCGACGAGCGCGACGTCTACCCGTCCCGGCCGGGCCAGTACGTCACGGTCCAGATGCCCACGGAGGACCAGCTCCACCAGCCCCGCCAGTACAGCCTCACCCGGGCCGACGACGGCCACCACCGCACCTTCGCCGTCAAGCGGGTCCACGACGCCGGACGTCCGGCAGGCGAGGTCTCGACCCTCATCCACGACTCCCTCGAGGTGGGCGACGAGATCATCCTCTCCGCACCGTTCGGGGACGTGGTCCTCGCCGAGGGAGACGGCCCCGTGGTGTTCGCCAGCGCTGGCATCGGCGTCACCCCGTTCGCCGGCATGCTCAGCCACCTCGCGGCCCAGGGCTCCCAGCGCGAGGTGCTGTTCCTGCACGCCGGCACCTCGCCGGAGAGCTTCCCGCTGCGCGACCAGGTCTCCCGGGACCTCGGGTCCCTGCCGAACGCAAGCCTGGAGGCGTGGTACGAGCAGCCCGGGCGGGAGCTCGCGGCCGGCGAGCACGAGGGCTTCATGGACCTCAGTGCAGTCGGGCTCCCCGCGGATGCGACCTACTACCTGTGCGGCCCGCTGCCCTTCATGAAGGCCGTGCGCAGCCAGCTGATCGGCCGGGGCACCCCCGCCAAGAAGATCCAGTACGAGGTGTTCGGCCCCGACCTCTGGCAGGCAGACACCGAGTAG